The genomic segment CGGACTGGCGCTGCGTCACTGATCGAGGACACACCTGTTCTGAGCAAGATCAAGCGCAAGCCATATATTCACATCCCTCACAAGTCCGTACCTGTTCTCGGGACGACGATTCCCCATCTGAAGAAGCGACTGAAAGCATTTGATTGGCGAGAAGTGCGTTTGGATAAGAGTGGTTACTATGTCATATTCGATGACTCCAAGCGAGGAGAGGACGAGACGGAGAGATGCTACAATGAATGCAATCAGGGTGCGCTCTTCACATACAAAATGGCCATGGAGTGCCAGAAATATGGCAATCCGGACTACGAGCGGAGTCCTAGTCCTGAGCGCGTCATGGCGGAAAGCAAGAAGCGAGAAGAGCTTGAGCGACTGCAGCGTGAGGAAGCTGAAGAtctcgagatcgagaagaagaatcgaGCTGAGAACTTGGATCCTGTGCAAGGTGCGCTGGAGCAGCTTCGAGCAGAGTTGCGGGACAAAATCATGAGCGACATCAAGACCCGCGTCGCCATCCCCATCTTTCACGAGAGCCTCGATCCCGCTCGACATGTCGAAAAGCGCAGAAAGCTTGGGCTGCGAGATCCCGCCGAAAATGACAAAGGAGGCTCATTACTGTACAACAAAGCGGGGGACACACCACCCGATACGCCGAAAGGCCGACGAGGTCATCCTTTGTCTCATTCGAGGCCATTGCGACCTCACGACCCTCATCACCGAGGTAGAAAGGGCGAGAACAGACACAAGGAGCCTAGCAATGCGTTTGTTGATGAAAGGCGGCGCAAGCCCGCCACCAGGCCGAGCCAGCATGCGAGAGGCTTGCATTTCCGACTGCAACAGATGTacgccgaggaagaagaagactcaGATGACGAGCGCCAGACGTCTGGTACGCGCGGCGACAcggaagagcaggagagTCGGCCACTCAGCCGTGCGAGTCGTACGTCTACGCCATTTGATACAGAGTCTGTTGCAGACACGCCGAAGCACAAGCGCCGAAAGGTCAGCGAATGGGAGGACGATGATCAGGAGACGTTCGATGCATTCCACAAAGAGATGCTCGGTCACCTCTTGCGTAAGGAGCCTGAGGATCTTGCGACTCGGGAGCTGGAGCTCGTTGTAAACACGCTGCCGCGAACTTCACGATATGGTACAAGAGCGAGGACAGAGCTATACATCCGGCAGCGGTCACGAGACGATGACGCACTGTTCCAAGTcaagagcgagaagaacGATGCTGTGGCTGATATCTCGATCACAACGAGTCGCGAGCATGACGGCACCCCGGCAGCAGACGAGAGCAAGTCTGTCAAAGAGAAGCCAAAGAGGAAGCGAAAGTCCAAGAAGCAAGAGCGCGAGGAGcgagaagaacgagaagcTCTTGAGGCCGAGCTCAAGAAGGCCGAGGCCGACAGTAAGCCTGTCACACCTATCATCACCAAAattgaggagaaggagcgtgAGCTTGAATCAGTCGCGGATGAAGATGGTGTTGATCTGCACCTCACATTTGACAAGCCCCGACGCACTGTCGAAGAGGACCGCTCCATTGTGCTTGATATCGATGGCTGGCAGTCATTCATcaaggatgatgaagacttGGCTTTTGCTAAACGCGCACTGGCTGAGTACGCTGCTTACGATGTGGGCAATGTGAAGCAGTGGGCttggaagcagaaggagatcAAGGCACTGAATACCGACGGCGAACCTGGCACCGCTCAACCTGAGCCACTCGTTCCTGGATATTACGTGCCTAACCCGACTGGCGCCGCCCGCACGGAAGGCGTAAAGAAGATCATGAACGAGGAAAAGTCTAGGTACCTTCCCCACCGTATCAAGGTCCAAAAGGCGCGCGAAGAGCGGCAGGCACTCGCAAAGGCTACGCCATCTGCGGCTGCTGAGGCGGCGAAGGTAGCAGCAGCGGAGAAAGTGGTCACCACAGCGACATCTCGCAGCAATCGTGTCAACAACAGACGACTTGTGAACGACATCAACTTGCAGAAACAGAGTCTGTCAAACGCCGGCGATGCTGATGTTGCGATCCGCTTCAACCAGCTAAAGAAGCGGAAAAAGCTCGTCAAATTCGATCGCTCTGCCATTCACGGCTGGGGTCTGTACGCCGAGGAGAACATCGCCATCAACGATCTCATCATCGAATATGTTGGCGAGAAGGTTCGACAAAAGGTGGCAGACATGCGCGAGATTAAATACGACAAGCAGGGTGTTGGCTCGTCCTATCTCTTCCGCATGCTGGACGACGAGATCGTGGATGCTACAAAGAAGGGAGGCATTGCTCGATTCATCAACCATTCTTGCAGCCCGAACTGCACCGCCAAGATTATCAAAGTCGAGGGCACTCCGAGAATCGTCATTTATGCCCTCAAGGACATCATGAAGAGTGAGTAGTATGCATGATTGCAAACTGAAACACAGCTAACGATATCACAGATGACGAACTCACCTACGACTACAAGTTTGAGCGTGAAATTGGCGCCACTGACCGGATTCCATGTCTTTGTGGTTCTGCGAACTGCAAGGGCTTCTTGAATTAAGAAAGACGAGTACTTCATTTCCACCGCGATACCCTGTGACGAATATGATTTTGGAAGGACGAGGGGCAGTTGTCAAGTACCACGAAAGACTCACTGCTATTAGCATTATTCACATCTCGGCTGTTCTTGGTTCTTCCTTTTGCGAGCGTGGGGGGGCTGCCAGATCGAATGATTGGCATTTTTCTTGCAAGCATGAATGAGCGAGGGAGCGAAGGATAAAAGCACGAGAGAAGGTCGGGGGATGTACGTTCGGGCTGTCGCGCGGTAGAAGCGATTCGCTCCCGCTTTTGCGAGGGCGAGCGGAGGTGTGCTACGAGTAGATTTGGCAAGAATGGGGAAGCGGCTAGACAGTGCTGCTGACATTCTGAGCGAGAGCGCGAAGTAGTGTGGAGAATGAAAAGAATATTGAGTGCCATTTGATGAATCTTAATCTCCTGCTCAAGGCATCTGTATGTCATTATCAGTGTTGTTGGTCTGAGAATGCTGCGCAAGCTGCTTCGttgcggcggcgagggctgATATCGATCAACGGTAAACGACAGTACGAAATATAGACTCTGTCTACGAATAGCCTACAATCAAGCCTTCAATTTGGTTCATCTGCATGTTATGCAATTCGTGGTATAACCCCGCTGCCACACAATCATTCGTGGTCTTTCGAACGCCAAAACAAAATGAAAAGAAAAGCTCCGGTGGGAAGAGCACGCTTGCAAGGGTACAGACACCATCAAGCCCCAGCCATCGACGTTCCCCTCAGAGATCCTGGACTGGATCAAGCTGGAaaacttcctcctcatcttcgtcgccaaAGAGAGCATCCAGAGCATTGTTTGTGGGGATAGGTGCtggctcgtcatcgtcctcgtgtCCGTTGCTCAACTCCAAGGCGGAGAGCTTGAGCAGGTTGTCGAGGGTGGTAGATTTTGGCTGCGCTGGTTCCTTGGGAGCTTGTGGGCGCGAGTGGATGTTGGAGAGTGGTGGTCGAGTCGAGGTGGAGACGCTCCTGCCTTTGGAATATCCAATTGTGCTATTCGATGCTGCTTTGGCGGCCGCGAAGCGTGGGTTACcagaagctggagctggCTTTCGAGTAGCTGAGGTGGCAGGCCCAGTGAGACGAGCTCTTGCCATCGGAGCCGGTCTGGCAATAGGCTTTGTGCTGAGTGCAGATGCGGCGGTCTTTGCACGCAGGGAAGATGGTGCAGCTTTGGGAGCAGCTGCGGTTCCAGTCCTGCTCGTGGAAGGCTTCGACGCTGCCTTGGCTTTCCtcacttcttctttcttccgtTGAGCTTCGGCCTTCTCGATTTTCTCTTCCAAGTCGCTGAACTCATCATCGATGTCCCTCTGCGAATACTGTGCCCACCAGCCTCGCGTCAAGTTCTCTCCCTTCAGCAAGTCCAGGTTCATTGGATGTGGCAGAATGTCATCTGGATCATCGTTCAACGGCACACCACGAGGTGGCATATACTCTATCTCGCGCTCCTCGGGATCCGTATTGAGCACATCATGAGCCGTATCGAGACTCTCATGGACTTTGATCTTTGATCGTCGTAGACGCGGTGATGTCGCCTTCGGCTTGTCCTCCGATGGCACCTGCAAAGCCGGGGTCTGGAGTGCTTTGGCATTGGTCGTTTTGTTCCCCAACGGCGCACGAGGGCGATTGTTGGCAGGCGTTACAAAAGCATTGAGATCTGCTTTGCCTGGCTTGCCTCCAGCCTTGCCAAAGTCCAGCTTGGAGTTCTCGTCGTGCTTGTTGTCGCGCGCGGGCGTCTTGAAGGTCGGCTTATTCGCGGGCGTTTTCGGTGCCAGGCCTCGGACGCTCTGGTTCAGCGGTTTCGCCGCAGcgacctgctgctgcgcgttGATGGCATTCTCATCCTGATTGCGAGTGGCGAACATGGTGCTGTGAATTGGGCGTCTTTCGTCTCATCAAAGCGGTCGGTGCATGGCAAGCTGCGGTTGCTTGTTTGCAAGTGTAAACACAAGAAAGTCGGCGTGGAGATAAACTTCGGCCGTGCCTTCCCCTTGAACCCTGTCACTTTCTGTCACTCTGGGCCACGCTTCTTTGTCCGTCCAGCATCAGGCACTCACCAAACACCCTCTGACCTTCTCTCCGACAACCACAGCTCCGACCACCACCGTCAGCTTCCACTTCGATTcttcccaccaccacccactcCTGTTTCTCCttgcaccaccgccgccatggaTCAGATCAAGAAGGTGAGTCCGCTGACCGCTCCCACGCTGCCCCTCAATCGCCAGCAGAAACGCCCAACACGCTTTTCTTGGCCGCACGCGCACGAGCACAACCAGCTGTGGCGCACTGCCGCGTCGCCCATTTCGGACAATGTGATTTTCGAACAGCAAGACTAACCATGTTGGCAGCGTATGAATGCCCTCCGCATCGAGGCCGACGAGTCCGCCGCCAAGGTTGAGGAGTTGTCCGCAAAGGTCAAGGCCTTGGAGCAGGAGAACCTTCAAAAGGAGCAGGAAATCACATCGTTGCAGCACAAGACTTCCATGCTCGAGCAAGAAGtggagaagctcgagaagctgcacAGCGAGGCCAAGTCGGCCGCAGACGACTCAGCACAGCACGGCACACAAAACGAGGCGCTGACGAGGAAGCTGCAACTGCTCGAGGAGGAGGCCGAGGCCAACGACAAGCAACTGCGAGAGACCAACGAGAAGTACGTAACACAAAGTGTACCCCTGATGTGGTGGGATGAGTGGACGGCTCGGTGGGGGACCACCAGGTGTTCCAGCAGGGGAACATTGATGTGCTGACAAATGAGTACTACAGGCTTCGCCAAACAGATGTCAAGGCCGGTCACTATGAGCGAAAGGTCCAGGCACTCGAGGCCAACAATGCCCAGTGGGAGACAAAGTACGAAGAGATGGCCAAGAAATATGCAGACACCAAGAAGGAGCTCGACGACTTTGTTGCTGAGATTGGCAACATCTAAGCATGTCATCTTGTTGGAGCATCTCACATCGGTGTGATCACGAAGCGGCGTAATGGCTGATGTGAGCGAGTTGAAAATATTGCAAGCGCGGCATCAACTTCGCGAACCACTACATGGTTGAGCTGAATCAGTTGGAGGATGCGACAAAAGGGCGCGCGGAGCATGAGATTTGAGGAGAAGCATGGCTGTAGAATGTCCAGATACACGGCGTTCGTCTGTCACTCCTTTGTGATGTATCTGGCTGCTTGATAGAGGTCGGCTTAGTTGCTGATGTGGAGTTCGAAATGCTGTTGCAGCAGATACCCTGAATACCAATACCATTTCCCCGATCAAATTAATCTCCATTTATTGCATACCAGATGATGACAGCACATGATCTACGCTCGGGGATAGAATGGCGCCAGGTGATCTGCCGAAATAAATCTCCGACGCGCTCAATCTTTTCGACAGCCCTAGCATATGAGATCGATGGTCGCAGTCGACGACCTGCGGGCAACAGCTTTTGGGAGTATCTGCGCATCACATCAGATTACAATGAATGCACTCCAGGATCAAATCATCTTTCTGGCGCTTTATACCCAATACTAGCAATACAACTCACGTATGCAGAGACGCTCTTAACATTCTAAACCGTTCAATACCCTCTTTCTTATTCACACAATGCCAAAATACTCCATCCCTTTCGTGGGCCGTTCCTGTTTCTCAGTTGTTACTCTGGCTGTTCAGAATCCTCAAAATTGCCAAGAACAAGTTCAAGATATCCAAGTACAAGCTGATCGCCGCTGCGATTTCCTCTTCTACATGGTAGTGGCGGATAATCAGTTGCGTGTCGACGAGAATGTACCCGGAGAAGATGAGTGCTGCGACGATTCCGTAACCGAGTTCAACGCCGCTGCTGTGCGGGAAGAAAGCGGACATGAAGCCAAAGATAATGAGCACCCAGAGGGCACCGAAGAGGTAGGGCATCCAGGATGTGAAGTCGTATTTGGTTTGGCaggcgaagagggagaggaagacgaagattcCGAGGGTGAAGATTAGGGCTTGGAGGACGATGCGGGATTCGTAGAAGGAGGTTATTACGGAGATGCTGTAGGCCTGTGTAATTGTTAGTGTTCAATCCTTCATGGAGTATATGAAAATCGGTTGATGTTACTTACCTCCATCGCTGTGAAGACTCCCAAGAAGGCAAGGTTCATAGGAtagctcttcctcttccagaaTGTCAAGAGCATGAAGCCGATCGCTCCGAAGAGCGAAACCCACATCGCCCATTGATTCGATTGGATCCAGTTCTTGTATGATTCGGAGAAGAATGAAACCGCGCTGAGCGCTGTAGtgaggaggagctggacTGTGAGGATCGCGTAGACTTTGCGGATGAATTGAATGCGGATGGGCAGAGTGGCTTCTGCGACTGACCCGCCAAACTGTGTCCCTCGTCAGTATGCTGTCCTTCTCCTTGCCACTCATGCTATGCTTCGGTTGTGGCTTCCTCGTTTCTCTTACCTTGAAATCGTCCGGCACGTTATCATCCTCGCTTCTTGCTTCGCCCATCAACGGTTCGGCTTGGTAGGAGGGTGGCGCTTGGGAGTATTGCGGCGCTTCATCCTCGAAGCTGTCGCGCTGCGGCGCAGGCGTGTACTTGGTGTTCGCTGCCATCGTAGGCGTCGCTGCTCGtggcgaagctgctcgatgaaGGGATAAGGTATCGGTCGCTGGGCGAGGTCGTTTGTATCGACTGGCGTGGGCGAAAGCTGAGGATCTGGTGACAGAATCCGGCAGAAGGTCCAGGGTGCAGCCTGCGAGCTGGCGTAGTGGTGATGGCGGCCTTTGTCGCGCGGGGCTTAGCGCGAAATCGCCGAGCACGTGAAGGAAGGTCTGTGCATGTGCATGTGGCCTCTCGACTCAAACTCAACTCAACTCATCAACTTTCGCAACTGTCGTCCGAAGAGGAGTTGGAGACTCGTTTCCGCTTCTCCATTCCACGGCGACCGATTCCGGACTGAACAGGTCGCTGAATCGCTCTCTATGACACGAGCGACCGTCCACCACGATAGACTTTACGACTTCTTGGTTGTAAAGCGGGCGTATAGTGTTCGCCGTCTAATTGCTCTGTCAGGATACCAGATTGCACCCAGATCTACTTTCTGCCCCGCACAGCATCCGAACGCTCTGTGTTTCTCGCTAACTCGCTAGCAAGTACCCCCTGCTTGTATTGCAGCCTTGCGACGAtgcagccttcttcacgtTGGCCGAGGCCAATCACGGGGGTCTTGGATTCCGGGCAAAATCTGTATGCTGCAAGTTCCACACCAGCGCGGTCGTTGACTAGTTGGAACAGATTGTTCACATCCGAATGGGCATTAGGCTGCTTGTCAAGATGAGTTAGGAGCTGACGAAGATCGAAGAACTCATAATTGTCGACGGACCATGGCTACGACAGCACGTAGACCCGCTGCTATGGGCGTGCTTTGGGCCACATCCCATGGACCTGCGTGGCAAGAAGGCGTCCTTCGGCAAGAGACGAAAGGGCAGGGGGCATCCAAAGGGCCAGCGAGTTCAGTGGCTTAGGCTTCCGCCAGCTGTTGCCGTAATATGGAGTGGTAGTCAGGATTGTGTACCTCAGAAAAGCGTGCCCGGCCTCGTGGTGTTATGGAAACCATGCCTGCCCTGGTGATGCCACTTCAGGCGATACCTTCGCGGTAAAGACGGCACACCTCGATCGTCCGCATTTTCTTGcatttctctccttctcgccgccTTCGACCGAGGATGTAATCTTATTCACACCCTGCAATGTTCATGGAACGAATGGGTACCGAGGACTGCTTATACGCGACCGGCGTTGCGATTGACCAAGGCCAGGTTCGCATGCGCAGAGACTTAAGACTTATTTTACAGCGAACAGTAGTATCACGGTGCGACGCCGAGGTTGACAGGGTGAAAGGTTCTGCCTCAGCGCCGAATGCAATGACCGACTAACAGCAATCTTATGGTAGCGCAACGACAGAACAGGGTTTTCTACCAGTGTCAACTTGTTCTGACTCTCTCCGTCTCCATCAACCCAATTGCTTATTCGGAAGCGAGCATTGCTAAGCACCACACTCGTTTACAAACAGCCTATGGCACTCACGACACCCACGCTCTTTTGAGATAACAGAAATACCTACCCAGCCGACCGAACGAACTGTTCCACACAAAAATGCGCTTCCTCGCCACCGTCCTCTTGGGTGCAATCCCAACCGCTTCCGCTCAATATAGTGCCTATCTTGTTGGCTGTATTGGACAGATCCAGCAACAAATCGAGGCCCTTGACTATACGGTCGCCGGCTTCGATGGCGCTCCCCTTAC from the Cercospora beticola chromosome 9, complete sequence genome contains:
- a CDS encoding uncharacterized protein (BUSCO:EOG09264CH7) gives rise to the protein MSQTAGIGATAGGLSPRSLKRKREAADFTRSRPSPAMATQHSRLVNGASSNPTSVNGNHYTSPQSDEMQTSDHGDMLHGVGSASSLNSTVSSVFSRNSHTFGNNSKTSANGYTPLTAHADSSPSKGNSPRHSKNATEMASLNGAAASTSHMPPSDTPDPSQQPQNQRPQMLPPPGSVKGYRAVWDPELDNKLSREERKRAAFKKRDFGAETYEPDPPPDPRLAIPGYMSGLCRPKTQPSKAILRIAPYTLPPYKVDRYSVGPGEAQQVVAVGFDPFLAESTLKLNFSTFGSIASVQNKTDPETGSFLGIALIKYRDAVRDGFEVSAVAAAKRAEVEFSGARIGLHTIKVELDREGRRCKRYVEQALKQAREERAKLHPVAPPAAPAEPKTRDFLAPPPTAPKGPSGKKSKAPPVGPRGRPGPGPDPAPTSDIPPNPRTGAASLIEDTPVLSKIKRKPYIHIPHKSVPVLGTTIPHLKKRLKAFDWREVRLDKSGYYVIFDDSKRGEDETERCYNECNQGALFTYKMAMECQKYGNPDYERSPSPERVMAESKKREELERLQREEAEDLEIEKKNRAENLDPVQGALEQLRAELRDKIMSDIKTRVAIPIFHESLDPARHVEKRRKLGLRDPAENDKGGSLLYNKAGDTPPDTPKGRRGHPLSHSRPLRPHDPHHRGRKGENRHKEPSNAFVDERRRKPATRPSQHARGLHFRLQQMYAEEEEDSDDERQTSGTRGDTEEQESRPLSRASRTSTPFDTESVADTPKHKRRKVSEWEDDDQETFDAFHKEMLGHLLRKEPEDLATRELELVVNTLPRTSRYGTRARTELYIRQRSRDDDALFQVKSEKNDAVADISITTSREHDGTPAADESKSVKEKPKRKRKSKKQEREEREEREALEAELKKAEADSKPVTPIITKIEEKERELESVADEDGVDLHLTFDKPRRTVEEDRSIVLDIDGWQSFIKDDEDLAFAKRALAEYAAYDVGNVKQWAWKQKEIKALNTDGEPGTAQPEPLVPGYYVPNPTGAARTEGVKKIMNEEKSRYLPHRIKVQKAREERQALAKATPSAAAEAAKVAAAEKVVTTATSRSNRVNNRRLVNDINLQKQSLSNAGDADVAIRFNQLKKRKKLVKFDRSAIHGWGLYAEENIAINDLIIEYVGEKVRQKVADMREIKYDKQGVGSSYLFRMLDDEIVDATKKGGIARFINHSCSPNCTAKIIKVEGTPRIVIYALKDIMKNDELTYDYKFEREIGATDRIPCLCGSANCKGFLN
- a CDS encoding uncharacterized protein (BUSCO:EOG09264XUV), whose translation is MDQIKKRMNALRIEADESAAKVEELSAKVKALEQENLQKEQEITSLQHKTSMLEQEVEKLEKLHSEAKSAADDSAQHGTQNEALTRKLQLLEEEAEANDKQLRETNEKLRQTDVKAGHYERKVQALEANNAQWETKYEEMAKKYADTKKELDDFVAEIGNI
- a CDS encoding uncharacterized protein (BUSCO:EOG09263K45), which produces MAANTKYTPAPQRDSFEDEAPQYSQAPPSYQAEPLMGEARSEDDNVPDDFKFGGSVAEATLPIRIQFIRKVYAILTVQLLLTTALSAVSFFSESYKNWIQSNQWAMWVSLFGAIGFMLLTFWKRKSYPMNLAFLGVFTAMEAYSISVITSFYESRIVLQALIFTLGIFVFLSLFACQTKYDFTSWMPYLFGALWVLIIFGFMSAFFPHSSGVELGYGIVAALIFSGYILVDTQLIIRHYHVEEEIAAAISLYLDILNLFLAILRILNSQSNN